The genomic DNA GTGATCAGAATGGCAATATCGCAGGTGAGGAGCACGACATGCGACGGATCTCCGTCATCGGCGGCGGGCTGGCCGGGCTCACCGCCGCCATCACCGCCGCCGAGGCCGGCGCCCGCGTCACCCTGTACGAGGCGCACCACACCGTCGGGGGGCGTGCACGTACCGCCGACGCGCCCTACCGCACCAACGAAGGCCCGCACGCCCTCTACTACCGCGGCCCGCACTGGACCTGGCTCAAGCGGCGCCACCTCCTCGGCCCGCTCGCCCCGATCCCGCCCCTGGAGGGGTCCCGGTTCCGCTTCCGCCGCGAGGGCCGGCTGCGGAAGGTGCCGCCGGGCGCGATGCTGCGTCTCGTCCGCCGCCGCGAGGCGCCCGTGGACCGCGACTTCCACGGCTGGGCCGAGGAGATCGCCGGCGAGGCCGGCGCCCGGGCCGCCGCCCACTACAGCGCCGTCGCGATCTTCCACCACGACCCGGGCTCCCTGTCCGCCGCCTTCGTCCAGGAGCGGCTGCGCCGCACCACCGCGCTGCCGCCCGAGGCGCACTACCCGGCGGGCGGCTGGGGTTCCGTCGTCGACCGGATGACGAGCATGGCGTGGAACCTCGGCGTACGGATCGAGATCGGCAGCCGCGTCGCCGAGCTGCCGCGGGGCGGTCCCGTCGTCGTCGCCACCTCGCTGCCCGCCGCCCGCGCGCTCCTCGGCGACCCGTCGCTGACCTGGCACTCGGGCCGTACGGCCCTCCTCGACCTCGCCGTGCGCCAGCGCCGCGGCGACGCCTTCGTCGTCTCCGACCTCGACGCCCCCGGCTGGGTGGAGCGCTTCTCCGCCGGGGACGCGTCGCTGGCCCCGGCCGGCGAACAGCTCATCCAGAGCCAGGTGCCGGTGGCCCCCGGGGAGAACAAGGCGGTGGGCATCGCACGGGCGGAAGAGCTGCTGGACCTGGGCTACCCGGGCTGGCGGGACCGTACGGTATGGCGCCGCGAGGCGCTGGCCGCGGGCCGCACGGGCGCGGTGGACCCGCCGGGCAGCACCTGGCGCGACCGGCCGGGGGTGGACCGGGGCGACGGGGTGTACCTGGCGGGGGACCAGGTGGCGGCGCCCGGGGTGCTGAGCGAGGTGGCGTTCGCGAGCGCGATCGAGGCGGTACGGCTGGCGCTGCCGGAGGGGCGGCCGGCCGCGGCGGCGTAGCGGGGCGGGACGCGTAGGGGCGACGGGGCGCGGGGGCGCGGCGTGACCGCTTGACCTGAAGTTCTGTTCAAGTTGTCTGCTGGCCTCATGCACGCCATACGACTTCACACCTTCGGGCCCGCAGAGAACCTCGTCCACGAGAAGACCGACGACCCCGTAACCGGCCCCGGCCAGGTCCGTATCGCCGTCGCCGCCGCCGGGGTGCACCTCCTCGACACCTTCCTGCGCGCCGGCGAGACCGGCGGCCCCATGCCGCCCCCCGACCTGCCCACGATCCCCGGCCGCGAGGTCGCCGGCACCGTCGAGTCCGTGGGCGACGGCGTCGACCCGGAGTGGCTGGGCCGCCGCGTCGTCGCCCACATCGGGCTCCGCCCGGGCGGCTACGCGGAGCTGACCGTCACCGAGGCCGAGCGGCTGCACGCGCTGCCCGACTCCCTCGACGCCGCGGAGGCCGTCGCGATGATCGGCACGGGGCGGACGACGATGGGCTTCCTGCACTTCGCCGAGGTGACGGCGGACGACGTCGTGATCATCACGGCGGCGGCGGGCGGCGTCGGCTCGCTGCTGGTGCAGTACGCGCGGAACATCGGCGCGTACGCCGTGGGCCTGGTCGGCGGCCCGGAGAAGGTCGCGCGCGTACGGGACCTCGGCGCGGACACCGCCGCCGACTACACCGACCCGGCCTGGCCCGACGCCGTACGCGCGGCCCTCGGCGACCGCCGGCCCACGGTGCTCCTCGACACCGTCGGCGGCACCGCCGCGCGCACGGCGGCGGACCTCCTCGCGCCCGGCGGGCGGCACCTGGTGCTGGGCTGGTCGTCGGGGACGCCGCTGGAGTTCACGGAGGCGGAGCTGGCGGAGCGGGGCATCACGTCGGTCAACGTCCTCGGCCCCGACTGGCTCAGCCGCATCGGCGGCGACGACCCCCTGCGGCGGATGGAGGAGGCCGCGCTGACGGAGGCGGCGACGGGCCGCTGGACACCGCTGGTGCAGCGCTACCCGCTGGCCCGGGCTGCCGAGGCCCACCGGGCGCTGGAGACGCGGGGGACGGTGGGGAAGGTCGTACTGGAGCCGTAGGCCGGGCAGTCGGGCGGCAGATCGGTCTGGTACCGGAGGGGGAGGCGGCGGGGGCCGCGGGGGCGGTCACGAGACCCTCCGGCGGGTGGCGGGGGTACGCGAACCGGCGCTCCCGGCCAGGCCGGTGGCGTCGGAGCCGGCTGAACCGCCGGAGCCGGGTGGCGCGGCTCCGGCGGAGCCGGGAGGGCCGTCCGAGGCGGGCAGGCGAGGCCCGCCGGAACTGGCCGCCCCGGTCGTCGCACCCCCGCCCGGGCCACCGGCCACGGGCCGAGTGCCGGGCTCCGGCCCGGTGTCACCCGGCCCGGCGTGGTCGGCCGGCCCCGCGGTCGTGTTCGCGTCCCGGCGTCCGGCCGCCGCGGCCCCGCTCCCTGCCGGAGGCAGCGCGTGGCCGTGGCGGAAGACGTTCTCCGGGTCGTACGTCCTCTTCACCGCCCGCAGCCGCGCGTACGTCTCCGCGTCGTACGCCTCCGCCGCCAGCTCCTCCGTACCCGGGCCCGCGAGGAAGTTGACGTACCGGCCGCCCGTCGACCACTCCCCCAGCGCCGCCCGTACCGCGCTGTCCGTGCCCGGGGCCGTGAGGGTCGTCAGCGTGAACGCCCCCGCGCGGCTGCCCACCGCGCTCGGTACCGCCGGGGGCCGGCCCGCCGCGCCGCCGAGGTGGCGCAGCTCCACCGCCCAGTCCGCGCACTCGGCCTCCGGGCCCGCCGCGGCCAGCAGCGCGGCCTCCGCGGCGGCGTCGAACTCCCGCAGCAGGATGCCGCGTTCGTGGTACGGCATCGGGTCCACCGGGTCCTCGTGGATCTCCGCGACCGTGCGGTACGGGCGCATCCGTACCGTGTCCGCGACCGGCAGCGCCGCCGCCCGCAGCGGACGTACCAGACCCTCCCCGAGCGACTTCAGCGACTCCGGCCCCGACTCCGACTCCGACTCCGAC from Streptomyces sp. CMB-StM0423 includes the following:
- a CDS encoding FAD-binding oxidoreductase yields the protein MEFMQFRPGESGYETELSGFNRIVSHRPAAVAAVRSVAEVRAAVRYAAERGMPVAVQSTGHGPAGAVGADTLLLSVRRLRGVRVDPAARTARVAAGTRWQEVVDAAAPHGLAPLCGSSPLVGVVGYTLGGGLGPLARTYGYAADQVTAVELVTADGRLREVTAEREPELFWALRGGGKGGFGVVTALTFRLPRVARLYGGGLRFAGADAAAVLGAWRRVTAAAPEELTTSVALLRVPGAGLTVHVRVAVAGASPSESESESGPESLKSLGEGLVRPLRAAALPVADTVRMRPYRTVAEIHEDPVDPMPYHERGILLREFDAAAEAALLAAAGPEAECADWAVELRHLGGAAGRPPAVPSAVGSRAGAFTLTTLTAPGTDSAVRAALGEWSTGGRYVNFLAGPGTEELAAEAYDAETYARLRAVKRTYDPENVFRHGHALPPAGSGAAAAGRRDANTTAGPADHAGPGDTGPEPGTRPVAGGPGGGATTGAASSGGPRLPASDGPPGSAGAAPPGSGGSAGSDATGLAGSAGSRTPATRRRVS
- a CDS encoding zinc-binding dehydrogenase, with translation MHAIRLHTFGPAENLVHEKTDDPVTGPGQVRIAVAAAGVHLLDTFLRAGETGGPMPPPDLPTIPGREVAGTVESVGDGVDPEWLGRRVVAHIGLRPGGYAELTVTEAERLHALPDSLDAAEAVAMIGTGRTTMGFLHFAEVTADDVVIITAAAGGVGSLLVQYARNIGAYAVGLVGGPEKVARVRDLGADTAADYTDPAWPDAVRAALGDRRPTVLLDTVGGTAARTAADLLAPGGRHLVLGWSSGTPLEFTEAELAERGITSVNVLGPDWLSRIGGDDPLRRMEEAALTEAATGRWTPLVQRYPLARAAEAHRALETRGTVGKVVLEP
- a CDS encoding FAD-dependent oxidoreductase; this translates as MRRISVIGGGLAGLTAAITAAEAGARVTLYEAHHTVGGRARTADAPYRTNEGPHALYYRGPHWTWLKRRHLLGPLAPIPPLEGSRFRFRREGRLRKVPPGAMLRLVRRREAPVDRDFHGWAEEIAGEAGARAAAHYSAVAIFHHDPGSLSAAFVQERLRRTTALPPEAHYPAGGWGSVVDRMTSMAWNLGVRIEIGSRVAELPRGGPVVVATSLPAARALLGDPSLTWHSGRTALLDLAVRQRRGDAFVVSDLDAPGWVERFSAGDASLAPAGEQLIQSQVPVAPGENKAVGIARAEELLDLGYPGWRDRTVWRREALAAGRTGAVDPPGSTWRDRPGVDRGDGVYLAGDQVAAPGVLSEVAFASAIEAVRLALPEGRPAAAA